The genomic stretch AGTTACATCATTATTATCTGTTTCTAAAAGAATAGCGTTTAATGGCAATTTTTTAAAAACCTCTGCTACTTTATTTCTATTGATAATTGCCTTTCCAAAAGACAATATAATTCCGTTTTTAAGACAACTTTCTGCAAGTTGCAAGCTTTTATTAAATCCGTGAAGCACCCAAACCTGTTTAGGTTTTAATGTTTTTTTAAACTCAATTATTTCTTGATATGCTTTAACACAATGAATTATTAAAGGCTTTTTATATTTTTCTGACAATTGAATTTGTGTAACAAATACTTCTTTCTGAGTTTGAAAATTGACCTCTGTTAATTTATCTAAACCGCACTCTCCTATAGCTAAACAATTTTTATGCTGTATCTTTTCTTCTAAAACGGTAAATTCTGTATTAAGTGTTTTTACTTTAATAAACCAAGGATGAATACCAATTGAAAATGGATGCGAAAAATTTTCTGATACAGGAAATTTATTTACAACAGACAAAACATTTTCTTCTTTAGAAAAAGTATGCGTATGTGCATCGAAATAATTCATCAAAACTATTCTTTGTTTTTAGAATCTATGATAATTGTAACTGGACCATCATTTAAAAGTGCTACTTTCATGTCTGCACCAAACTCACCTGTTTGCACTTGTTTATCGATATTTTTTTGAAGAGTTTTTACAAAGTTTTCGTACAACGGAATTGCAACATCTGGTTTTGCAGCTTTAATATAACTTGGCCTATTTCCTTTTTTGGTCGAAGCATGTAAAGTAAACTGACTTACAACGATTACGTCGCCTTTAGCATCTAAAAGAGACTGATTCATTACACCGTTTTCATCATTAAAAATTCTAAGGTTTGTAACTTTACGCACTAACCAATTGATATCTTCTTGCGTGTCTTCGTTTACAATACCAACTAGAATTAAAAGTCCTTGGTTAATTGCTGCTACTTTAATTTTATTTATGGTTACACTTGCTTCTGTAACTCTTTGTATAACAACTTTCATAAGAATTTAAATTTTACAAAACAGCTATTCGTTGTCTTCTTCATTCCAAACATCTGTTCTAAAATGTTCTTTTTCTTCTTCTCCGTTTAATATTTGAAGGTAACTTTTATAGCGAGACCACGAAATTTCTTCATTTTCTAGAGCATCTTTTACCGCACATTGCGGCTCTTTAGTATGTATACAATTGTTAAATTTACAATCTTGCTTTAATGCAAAAAATTCAGGAAAATAATCGCCAAGTTCGTATTTGTCTATATCTACAACTCCAAAACCTTTAAT from Polaribacter marinaquae encodes the following:
- a CDS encoding TatD family hydrolase produces the protein MNYFDAHTHTFSKEENVLSVVNKFPVSENFSHPFSIGIHPWFIKVKTLNTEFTVLEEKIQHKNCLAIGECGLDKLTEVNFQTQKEVFVTQIQLSEKYKKPLIIHCVKAYQEIIEFKKTLKPKQVWVLHGFNKSLQLAESCLKNGIILSFGKAIINRNKVAEVFKKLPLNAILLETDNNDVTIFDVYKKASEIKNIEVTELQKQVEQNFKNIFI
- the dtd gene encoding D-aminoacyl-tRNA deacylase; protein product: MKVVIQRVTEASVTINKIKVAAINQGLLILVGIVNEDTQEDINWLVRKVTNLRIFNDENGVMNQSLLDAKGDVIVVSQFTLHASTKKGNRPSYIKAAKPDVAIPLYENFVKTLQKNIDKQVQTGEFGADMKVALLNDGPVTIIIDSKNKE